A single region of the Carassius gibelio isolate Cgi1373 ecotype wild population from Czech Republic chromosome A14, carGib1.2-hapl.c, whole genome shotgun sequence genome encodes:
- the LOC128027534 gene encoding N-alpha-acetyltransferase 15, NatA auxiliary subunit, producing the protein MPSVTLPPKENALFKRILRCYEHKQYRNGLKFCKQILSNPKFAEHGETLAMKGLTLNCLGRKEEAYELVRRGLRNDLKSHVCWHVYGLLQRSDKKYDEAIKCYRNALKWDKDNLQILRDLSLLQIQMRDLEGYRETRYQLLQLRPAQRASWIGYAIAYHLLEDYEMAAKIVEEFRKTQQTSPDKVDYEYSELLLYQNQLLREAGLNKEALDHLTNYEKQICDKLAVEETRGELLLKLDRAGEATEVYHRLLERNPENWSYYQGLEKALKPKSVEEKQKIYEDAWVKYPKGLVPRRLPLNFLTGEKFRECLDRFLRLNFSKGCPPVFTTLKSLYHLKDKVAIIEELVVGYEKSLRACKMFNQNDDGKTEPPTTLLWVQYFLAQHFNYIGKQTLALEYINTAIESTPTLIELFLIKAKIYKHAGNIREAARWMDEAQALDTADRFINSKCAKYLLKAGLIKEAEEMCSKFTREGTSAVENLNEMQCMWFQTECALAYKSLDKYGEALKKCHEIERHFVEITDDQFDFHTYCMRKMTLRSYVDLLKLEDVLRMHPFYFKAARTAIDMYLSLHDNPLSDDNKESQADNANLTDKELKKLRNKQRRAQKKAQLEEEKKNAEKEKQLKNQKKKKEEDEEEIGGPKEELIPDKLAKVENPLEEAVKFLTPLKNLVKNKIETHLLAFEIYLRKEKYLLMLQSVKRAYSLDPDHPWLHQCLVRFFKGVSDSKDMPKAVQTVLKQEITKLFGESDPKTFNKNFLSKHANSIPHRVAAAKMMVFLDPSSDGTAAELATSLNESLTGRTIQTCTEVLQALRDGSLGSQQEKNLESYRVSCHGIYPYALAFMPPGYQDNSAVTTNGDLSSCDHEEMPNEM; encoded by the exons AGATGCTACGAACACAAGCAATACAGAAATGGGCTCAAGTTTTGCAAACAGATCCTGTCCAACCCAAAGTTCGCCGAACATGGAG AGACCCTTGCAATGAAAGGACTGACTCTGAACTGCTTGGGCCGAAAGGAGGAGGCATATGAGCTAGTGCGACGTGGCTTACGAAATGATCTGAAGAGTCATGTCT GTTGGCACGTGTATGGTTTGCTTCAGCGCTCGGATAAGAAGTACGACGAAGCCATCAAGTGCTACAGGAACGCTCTTAAATGGGACAAAGACAATCTGCAAATCCTCAGAGATCTCTCACTGCTGCAGATCCAAATGAGAGACCTCGAAGGTTACaga GAGACCAGGTACCAGTTACTGCAGTTGCGGCCGGCTCAAAGAGCGTCCTGGATCGGTTATGCCATCGCGTACCACCTTTTGGAAGATTATGAGATGGCGGCTAAGATCGTGGAGGAGTTCCGCAAAACACAACAG ACATCTCCAGATAAAGTGGATTACGAGTACAGTGAGCTGTTGCTTTATCAGAATCAGCTGTTGAGAGAGGCCGGGTTAAACAAAGAAGCCCTCGATCACCTGACCAACTATGAAAAACAGATCTGTGACAAACTGGCTGTAGAGGAGACAcgag GAGAGCTGCTTCTCAAGCTAGATCGGGCTGGTGAAGCTACGGAGGTCTACCACCGACTGCTGGAGAGAAACCCTGAGAACTGGAGCTATTATCAAGGGCTAGAAAAAGCACTCAAACcaa AGAGTGTCGAGGAGAAGCAGAAAATCTATGAAGATGCCTGGGTTAAGTATCCTAAAGGCCTGGTGCCAAGAAGACTTCCTCTCAACTTCCTCACAG GTGAGAAGTTTAGAGAGTGTTTGGATCGCTTCCTGAGGTTGAACTTCAGCAAAGGATGCCCTCCTGTCTTTACCACTCTGAAATCACTCTACCACCTTAAAGACAAG GTAGCTATAATTGAGGAATTAGTTGTGGGCTATGAAAAAAGTTTGAGAGCTTGTAAAATGTTCAACCAAAATG ATGATGGGAAAACAGAGCCGCCCACTACTTTACTGTGGGTTCAGTATTTCCTGGCCCAGCATTTCAACTATATCGGCAAACAGACCCTTGCCCTCGAATACATCAACACAGCCATTGAAAGCACCCCCACCCTCATAGAGCTCTTCCTCATCAAGGCGAAGATATACAAG CATGCAGGTAACATCCGTGAAGCAGCTCGCTGGATGGACGAGGCCCAGGCTCTGGACACTGCTGACCGCTTCATCAACTCCAAGTGTGCCAAGTATTTGCTCAAGGCTGGACTTATCAAAGAGGCTGAAGAAATGTGTTCCAAGTTCACACGG GAAGGAACTTCTGCGGTAGAGAATCTGAATGAGATGCAGTGCATGTGGTTCCAGACAGAATGTGCTCTGGCCTACAAGTCCTTGGACAAATATGGAGAGGCGCTGAAGAAGTGCCATGAAATTGAGAGG CATTTTGTGGAGATAACGGATGACCAGTTTGACTTCCACACATACTGTATGCGGAAGATGACGTTGCGTTCTTACGTGGATTTGCTCAAACTAGAGGATGTGTTGCGCATGCACCCTTTCTACTTCAAGGCAGCACGTACAGCCATCGACATGTACCTCAGCCTTCATGATAACCCACTCTCCGATGACAACAAGGAGTCGCAGGCTGACAATG CCAACCTAACAGACAAGGAGCTGAAGAAATTGCGCAACAAACAGAGACGTGCCCAAAAGAAAGCCCAGTTAGAGGAGGAAAAGAAAAATGCTGAGAAAGAGAAACAGCTAAAGaaccaaaagaagaaaaaagaagaggatgaggaggagattGGAGGACCTAAAGAGGAGCTCATACCAGATAAACTGGCAAAG GTTGAGAATCCTCTAGAAGAAGCAGTTAAGTTTCTGACTCCTCTGAAGAACTTAGTAAAGAATAAAATAGAGACACACCTGCTGGCCTTTGAGATCTACCTCAGGAAAG AGAAGTATCTTTTGATGCTGCAATCGGTGAAGAGAGCTTACTCATTGGACCCTGATCACCCCTGGCTCCACCAGTGCTTAGTGCGATTCTTCAAAGGAG TGTCGGACAGTAAGGACATGCCGAAGGCTGTGCAGACAGTTCTGAAGCAGGAGATCACAAAACTGTTCGGAGAGAGTGACCCCAAGACTTTCAACAAGAACTTCCTGAGCAAACATGCAAACTCAATACCACACAGAGTTGCAG CTGCTAAGATGATGGTCTTTCTGGACCCCTCCTCTGACGGGACGGCTGCTGAGCTGGCTACCTCTTTGAACGAGTCCCTAACAGGCAGAACCATTCAG ACGTGTACCGAGGTGCTCCAGGCTTTGAGGGATGGCAGTCTGGGTTCGCAGCAGGAGAAAAATCTTGAATCGTACCGTGTGTCTTGCCATGGTATCTATCCCTACGCTTTAGCCTTCATGCCCCCCGGTTACCAGGACAACTCTGCGGTGACCACCAATGGAGACCTGTCCTCCTGCGACCACGAGGAGATGCCCAATGAGATGTGA